In Cuculus canorus isolate bCucCan1 unplaced genomic scaffold, bCucCan1.pri scaffold_158_arrow_ctg1, whole genome shotgun sequence, the genomic stretch GACTAATCCATGTTTTactaattttcagttaaaatccTCACCAGTGGCTGCTGGCTCTGTTCGTGTTGTGCTCTCTCCTTTTGCTGTCACTGCGAGCTCTCCAAATCTTGTGTGTGGGAGCCTTTTCTGCCATTCCTTGATGCTGCCTGCTTTGTTTGGGCTGTTAGAGCGTGCCTTAAAGTGCAGAGGAGTTGTATGCTCTTGGATTTTTATCCCTGCTCTTCGTGTGGTCGGTGTTGCTCCTCTGCGTGCTGCGGTAAAGCTCTCTGGAGATGTGACTGTTTCCGGCTGCCTGAGTAAAGCCTCCCCTGTGGTCAGAGTCCCTTGTCGCAGGGGTTTTGGAGGTGGTGGCACTCCCCAGCCTGTCTGAggggctgcagtgcaggggccTGGGCTTCCCAGGACAGCCAGCCTGCCcgctgcaggagggagagggacGTGGGcaacagcttcttcttcttctgggAGCCTCACGGGATCAGAGTTCTTCCTTAGCTCCTCCATGCTTCAAAAGAGGGCAGGAATACCGTAGCAGGAGTAGGAGTTGTATCCTCTTGGATTTTATCCTCTGCTCTTCGTGTGGTCGGTGTTGCTCCTCTGCGTGCTGCGGTAAAGCTCTGTTCCTGTGGAGGGCGAGGAGGCACTTGTGGCTGTGGGTTCCCCAGGTTAAGCCAGGAGAGCCAGGTGcccccatctcctctgcccctgcttCTCTCCTGCATTGTGTTCATTTGCTCTCAACCCAGTGAAAGCAGAGGAATTTCCCACCATCAGGCCTGTGTCTGTAACTCGCCGTTCCTCTGTGCTCTCTTCAGGGGTTTAACAAAGTTGGAGAAGCGGAGGTCACCCTGCGGAACAGTGGGAAGGTGGGATTCACCTATGCAGTGTTGAGCCCCAGCGTGGCCACTGCAGGCTGCCCGCGGCCCCGCGAGCCCCTGGTCCTGCCCAGCACGGTGAGTGTGGAGGAGGAACAAGTGCTTAAGCCTGGCCTCATGTCCGGCTGCCCAGGAGGGGCTATaggaaaaaagatgggaaaacaaacgggaaaagaaaaggagaactcccaggaggtggtgggagaggCAGGGCCGTAAGCAGTCGCTGCTGGAGACAGAGGGGGCCAAGGCAGCGCAGCCCTGAGCGGCCTGAGCTGGCGGGTGGCTCCGCTGTCCCACAGCAGGTGTTGGTGGGAGGCACGAGCGCTTTGGCTGCTGTGGAGCGCGGCTGCTGAGCTCTCTGCTGGTGCCGGCGCTGGAGCCAGATGCTGCCGGCTTTCCTGAGGGTCACCTTACGCAGCTGTCCTCGACAGCTGCCTGGGAACCACTGCCGCGCTGTGACAGGAGCTGCCGGCCCTGCTGAGAGCGTGCGGGTACTTCACTCTTCTTCCACAGTGGCTCAAAAAGGAGCTTCTGTTTGTTGAGCCTGACTCTCGCTGCAGAGGGGAAGACTCCGTTAGGGGCTGAGCTGCACTCGTGCTGCGCAAAGGGCAGTCTGAAGGTCTGTGCCGGGGGAATGCATCCCGGCAAGTCCTCTGGAAGGACATGCCGCATCCTGGTGTAGGAGACCTTAGCTTTTGGATGCAAGAAAGCTGTAAAGTGATACTTTCTCACGTATGAGAacctgccttctcttctcagcatGTCTGTCACCTGAGCCAGCCCTCCACCAATCCCTCTTTGGTGcattccctccctcttctcccgTGCCTGCAGGGTTATGTTGGAGCTGGCAAGGAGCAAGCGCTGAAAGTCTACTACCTGCCAGGAGTACCTGGTGGCTTCTGCAGGACTTTCCAGGTCCAAGTGGGTCACCTGGAGCCAGAAGAGATCTCCTTAAAAGGAGAGGGTAGCTTTCCCAGGATCTCCTTGGAGCTCCCCAGGAATATCAAAGGTGAGCACTGCCTGTCTGCTCTCCAGGAAGGTCCTCTGTTCCCACCCCACCTGCTCCGCGTCTTCCATCCCCAGGGCAGCTCACACCCACTCCACCAAGCCTGGAGGTTTCAGGGCTGCCAGAGCAATAGTCAACCCTCTGATACTTCCTGAGTCTCTGGCAGATGAGCCTGTGGGCTTTGCCCCTGGAACCATCCTTTAGAGCCTGTCGGAGTCCTGGGAAGATGATGGCTGGGCAGAAACGCTTGGGAAAGCTGTAACAGAGGCTAATTAATAGACAAGGGTTTTGGCAGAGTTGGATTTGCATCACATTACAGGGGATGAGATGCTTCTGTGTCAGGAGGAAAATTGAGCGGGAGTGAACATCAGGATTCatagaggagcagcagcatctgctttCAATAGGTTGCTCAAGTAGTGTGGTCCTGGGAGAGGCCAATGTTGGGCGAGTGGGACTTCCAGCTCTAATGGGAATGGTGCTGCACCCACACTGCTCTTTGTgggtattttcttccttcaggaaatgaaaaatatgagaagGTCCTCAAGGGGgcaaaagagaagatggaacAAGACAGCCAGAGAGATGAAGCTGTTGTTCTGGGAGAAACTGTGGCTGCAGAGACGGCTCGAGCACCATGGTGAGAACGGCTGCTGCCCTGCTTAGCACATGCCACCCTCCCCCTGTGTCATGTGGtcctcttgcagcccagagcaAGGCTCCCAGTGTCCTGCTGGCACTTGGGCCCTCCCTGCCCACAGAGGGCCGTGATCCTGCATTGGCTCAGTGCTGCCCCAGGGGCTGcccacctctggaggtgtccTCCCATAGCTATCAGGTTCCCGACTGCCCCAGGGAGAGATTCTGAAGGCCATGCTCAGGTGATTGAGTTTATGGTATTCTGTGATGGAGGGTCAGGTCCTCGCTGGGATATTTGTTGCTCACAGCCCAAGGCGGACCCCATCCAGAGGAGCAGGGTGGGATCATGTTTAGGAGACCAGCCTGTACCTTGGGAAGGACCCTTGCTAACCAGGCACTGTCTTTCATTTCCTCAGTTGGAACCTTGTCTGCAGATGCAGATGGAGCAGATGCTGCTAGAGGAACATGCCCTGGAGCAGATGAAAGCTCTGGCCTGCGGTCCCCCAGAGGACACTGCCTTTGACCAGCGTGCTCGCTGCGGGCTTCTCAAGTTAGTAGGGGCTGCCGTACTCTGTCTGCATGTGCCCCGAGGGTAACACCCAGCAATGCCCCCCTGCTTCTTACAGCTCTTTGTGTCTCCAGAGCTGGGCGCTTCAGGAAGGGCCTGATCCTGATAGCTTTGACATGCTCCCTGTGAGCGGATGAGTGTCCTCACTGCCACAGTGCCACCTTGAGCTTTGGATGTGCTCAGCTCCGCACAGATGCTGGGTTCTGCTCTTAGAGCTGAGGGGGCCCAGTGCAGACCATCAGGCCCTTCCAGACAGCACAGACGCCATCCCTGCTGACCAACTCTGAAAGAGGCAACTCAAAGCTGACGTCTGTTTTCACCTAACAGACCACACTAAGCCAAAAGAGCTTAGGATGGCACAGGCTGACAAACCCTAGATCAGATGGCTTGGATGGTGGTGGCACTGCAGGGCTTCCCTGGGTAACTTGGCCCTTCCCTTTGCTCTGATGTGATGAGGCATGAGCATGGTGGGGTCCAATCCACGAAGAaaatgctctgcagagctgctaaGTTACGTGCTTTCCTGAGCAGGATTGCTCTGGAAAAGGACATTCCCATGAATCCTGTGGGGATTAATGAGTGTGTTTactggtgctgctggaggacaGGTCTGGTTGCAGAACAGGGAAGGTTTCCTGTGCAGGCAAATCTTATTACAAGGTCCTGAAGCACTTTCAAGCTTGGCCTGTACATCAGGCTTAGCAGTTTCATTTGAGCCCAGTGGAGGGCCAGGGGACTTATCTGGGATGGCTTGTTGTAGCGGAGGAACTGTGACCAGTATCCATTTTAAagccttgattttattttattgtcccATGGGTAGCTGGGAAAACCTTGGACCTACAGTCCCCGTGACTTACCAAAGTCTTATTACCAGGTGGCCAGGACTTTGGTTTCAGAGGCTTGGGTTGAGTTTTTAGAGCAGTGAATGAAGACAAATCcactttatttgtttcttccatcTGCTTAGAAATTTGTCCAGGCTGTGGTTTAAGGATTGTCCTTACTTGTCCtttcagagctgagctgcctgaGTACATCCTGGACTTTGGCTACGTCATTCGTGGTAGTACCCACACTCACGTTGTGAAGATCACCAACACCGGGCGGTTTCCTGTGTCCTTCTGCACTGGCAGAAGGGTCCTGCATAGCACAGGTAATCACTACTGGTGCGATTTCACGTGGGCTTGAAGGAGCTGTCTCTGACAGATTAGCTTAAGCCACTGGACATGGGGAGGTTTTTGAGCGCTTGTTTGTCCACCTTTGTCCTCCTTGAGACCCTCTGCTTGGTGCTTTAGAAACAGAGTTCTCCTGGGCAGCGGTGCCCAAAGACCTGGCCTGCCTTCACTGTAGGGCCCGGATGGGGCGACTGCCTTGGTCAGCtctcagcatcttctctttGCTCCAGTGAGCAGCATCTGCATTTCCTTGTGGATTCTCTGGGCTTGTGCTGCAAACAGATGGACCCGTAGTGGTTGGGGAGTGCTTTGTTCCAAGTTGATAATGTCATGGCCTTCTGTTTAGCCTTTATTGAGAAAACAGCCTGTGAGGTCCTCTGTCGTGCTGAACAAGGCTTCTGAAACAGGCCTCAAGGTGAGGCTGCAGTACCACCAGACCCACTGTGTCTGAAGGGTGGTCAGGTGTCTCCTCTAAGTTGTTTTCGGGGTAGCATACGGCGTGGGGGGAGTTCAGCTGGAAGTTCTCCTTTGGAGAGTTCTCTGCACCCTCCCCTGGGATGACTGATGAAGAAATGACTGAAGCCTCTCAGCTGATAGGTGTCCTTTTTAGCAGGATTCTACCTGTGAGAACCCTTTTCCCTTGTGCTgtgacagggaagaaaaagtagtGGGCTGCTCCATGAGCGCAAAGGGGTCCTTCAGAGCTGCCAGCCAGGACGCCCTTGAGCTTAACATGCTTGTGACATGTTGCTATCGATTGTGTGTctcagctgctttattttcctctgttcaaGGTTTCCGTGTGGAGCCGGAGCACGTGAAGGACCTGCCGTGCTGTGAGACCGAGTCATTCACAGTGCACTTTGACTCAGAAAGTGCCAACCTGCCACTGGGAGAGGTGGACGTGCTCCTGCCCATCAAGGTACCACCTCTTTCCTCACACCCCTGTGCCCGCACCCCTTCTCAGGGCGGGTGGCAGGTCAGGAACAGCAGTTGACGTGCTCCATCCTGGTTTTGGAGCTGCTGGCTCAGACccactgctgagctgcagtgccCACCCAGGAGCCACATCCTGCTGCGGAGCAACTCGTGCGAGCTTCTCTCCCTCCCGCTGCAGGTCTGTGATCAAagttgatttgttttccaggtTCAGCCCTCCTGCAAGTCAGTGTTTCATCACAGCGCAACCACCACAGGAGAACATAGCCCAGTCGGAAGGCTCAGCATCTGCAAagggcagctccagggaggaggctgcagaggagccagCCAAaggcctgggagcagcaggagatgctctCCAAAAGCCAGCAGATGCCAACGATTCCCTGGAAGCAAAGGTAGATTTTCTTCTGCACAAGTGTGCTTGGCAGCAGGGCCAGCGATTGGACGCAGGGCTTCTGCAGGGGAGAAACACAAAGCCTAGGGACAAGCTTCCTTTTGAAAGGTGGCACCTCTGAGGTTAAACATGCGCACTCAGCTGCTGCgagacagaaaaaacatctcACCTGCCTTCGTCAGGAATGTGCCTTTTGAGAGGAATGCCCAAGCAGAGGTCCTCAGCTGTCCTGCACTGATGGGTGCACGAGGTGAAACCTAACCACCGTCTGAAATGGAATGGTCATCTCAAGCGCTTTCACAGACCTTACTTGCCTGGTTTGAATACATTTCCCTTacagctgtgtttctgttcttgtcACGGAGAACCGAACCTGTCCTGGCATCGGGTTCCTAGCGTGCTCTTCGGGCAGGAGTGAGTGAAGCCAGGCTGGTACGAGGGTGCAGAATGTCCTTGAGATCTCCGCCGGGACTGAGTGCTGGGTACATCCAGATTGCCTGGGAAGCTTGTGTGTAGGAAGTGCAGATGGCATCTGTGGCTCCTCTGTGGGTGGGCTTGGACCCACACTCAGCTGAAGGTGTGGACAGACCCCTACTGGATTTGCACCCAGGTCCCACCTTGTCTGTTCCTGGCTTGATGAGGCGATGtcacctgcagcagagcagtctTGCCCAGACCAGGCAGCTGCTTGCCACAGCCCTCGATccttgttttccagccactACCATCCACTGCTCCAAAGGTGGAAGGTACTGAGGAGACTGGGAGCCTGCAACGGAGGCAGTTCACGCAGGCAGAGCCCGTCAGCGTGggtgaggagaaccattatacattctgagg encodes the following:
- the LOC128850670 gene encoding hydrocephalus-inducing protein-like; this encodes GFNKVGEAEVTLRNSGKVGFTYAVLSPSVATAGCPRPREPLVLPSTGYVGAGKEQALKVYYLPGVPGGFCRTFQVQVGHLEPEEISLKGEGSFPRISLELPRNIKGNEKYEKVLKGAKEKMEQDSQRDEAVVLGETVAAETARAPCPEQGSQCPAGTWALPAHRGP
- the LOC128850671 gene encoding hydrocephalus-inducing protein homolog, which encodes MQMEQMLLEEHALEQMKALACGPPEDTAFDQRARCGLLKAELPEYILDFGYVIRGSTHTHVVKITNTGRFPVSFCTGRRVLHSTGNHYWCDFTWA